The genomic window AAGAGAATTTGACTGTAGCATTCGAACAAGTAAGACGAAATAAAGGTGTCGCAGGTGTGGATGGCATGACAATTGACGAGCTAGGAATATATTTTCTTCGAAACAAAGAAGAAGTTATGGCTCAGATTCGTCAAAGAAACTACCAAACCTCACCCGTTCTTCGAGTGGAGATTCCTAAACCAAATGGTGATGTTCGTTTACTAGGAATCCCGACAGTTAAAGACCGTATGATTCAACAAGCCATTGCACAAGTATTGACTCCCTTATTCGATAAAGGTTTTAGTAACTATAGTTACGGTTTTCGACCAAACCGTCAAGCTGAAATGGCGATTAATCAGGCGTTAGTGTACTTCAATGAAGGATATGACTGGATTGTTGATATCGATCTTGAACGTTTCTTTGATACGGTGCAACATGACCGATTGATGAATTTAGTCTCTAGAACAATCTCCGATGGAGATGTAATTTCGCTGATTCGTAAATTTCTTGTCAGTGGAGTACAAGTTAATGGGATTATTCAAGATACTAGCATTGGAACTCCGCAAGGAGGGAACCTTTCACCGCTATTGAGCAATATCATGCTTAATGAACTTGATAAGGAACTGGAAAAACGAAACCTCCGTTTCGTTCGTTACGCTGATGATTGTATCATTATGGTTAAGAGTGAAATGTCAGCGAGAAGAGTGATGCGTTCCGTTACAAAATTTATCGAAGAAAAGTTAGGATTGATTGTCAATAGTACAAAATCTAAGATTACGAAGCCAAATAATCCAGAAATGAAATTTTTAGGATTCGGTTTTTACCGAGATTTTAATAAGAAAACCTATCAAGCGAAACCACATAAAATCTCAGTAGAAAACTTTCGATATAAACTTAAAGTACTTACACGTAAGAATTGGAGTATTGATACG from Carnobacterium iners includes these protein-coding regions:
- the ltrA gene encoding group II intron reverse transcriptase/maturase; this encodes MYERKILERILDKENLTVAFEQVRRNKGVAGVDGMTIDELGIYFLRNKEEVMAQIRQRNYQTSPVLRVEIPKPNGDVRLLGIPTVKDRMIQQAIAQVLTPLFDKGFSNYSYGFRPNRQAEMAINQALVYFNEGYDWIVDIDLERFFDTVQHDRLMNLVSRTISDGDVISLIRKFLVSGVQVNGIIQDTSIGTPQGGNLSPLLSNIMLNELDKELEKRNLRFVRYADDCIIMVKSEMSARRVMRSVTKFIEEKLGLIVNSTKSKITKPNNPEMKFLGFGFYRDFNKKTYQAKPHKISVENFRYKLKVLTRKNWSIDTKYQVERLNQVIRGWINYYKIGSMKSILKKIDSHLRVRLRMCIWHKWKTAKNRRKNLIKLGMDKYSAYKNSHTSKGVVRIAYSWILTTTITNKRLAQFGLVSCVEHYDKIHV